The following DNA comes from Polynucleobacter necessarius.
ACAATTTATTCACAAGATGACGACCCCCAAGAAAAATATTGGGAAGGTTTATCAAATCACCACGCCAGAGCCAATTACTCAAAAGCAAATTGATCATATGCTCAATGGCGTTGTTTTGGACGATGATCCCAAGCCTTGCTTTGCGACTGCTTGTCAGCAACTTTCGAATCATGTGTTGTCAATGACTATCGTTGAGGGTCGCTATCACCAGGTAAAGCGCATGATGGCGGCGGTTGGCAATCATGTTGCTCAGCTGCATCGCACTCAAATAGGCGCCTATCAAATTTCTGCCGATTTGGCTGAAGGTGAGTGGCGTTGGCTTTATCCGGAAGACTTAAAGCAGTTGTCCCAAAGCATTGCCTCCTAAAGAGGAATTGACCTTGATAGTTGATGGCATTGACTTGAAAAAAGAGATCCCTCTCTGGATTTTGGATGCCGATGGAAAAGCGATCGGACAAGATTTCGCTTTTACAAATTTCAAGCAGGCTTTTGAATTTATGACGCTATGCGCGGAATATTCTGAAAAGATAGATCATCATCCTGATTGGTCGAATTCTTGGAATAAGGTATCAGTTTCACTCACAACTCACTCGGCTGGAGCTTTAACTAAATTAGATATTGAGTTGGCAAAAGCAATGGAT
Coding sequences within:
- a CDS encoding 4a-hydroxytetrahydrobiopterin dehydratase translates to MKKEIPLWILDADGKAIGQDFAFTNFKQAFEFMTLCAEYSEKIDHHPDWSNSWNKVSVSLTTHSAGALTKLDIELAKAMDAFASQVKSS
- a CDS encoding pseudouridine synthase gives rise to the protein MAKPISLEKILFSQGFGTRRYCSDLVYAELVKVNGVLAEDPEARIATENLMLNVEGKYWEYHEKAYLAFNKPANYECSHKTTHHPSVYSLLPSPCVERGLQCVGRLDFDTTGLLLISDDRQFIHKMTTPKKNIGKVYQITTPEPITQKQIDHMLNGVVLDDDPKPCFATACQQLSNHVLSMTIVEGRYHQVKRMMAAVGNHVAQLHRTQIGAYQISADLAEGEWRWLYPEDLKQLSQSIAS